In Penaeus vannamei isolate JL-2024 chromosome 4, ASM4276789v1, whole genome shotgun sequence, a single window of DNA contains:
- the LOC113824041 gene encoding probable palmitoyltransferase ZDHHC24: MAHSIRFRKKLMPRSFADFCAVVFMCFAIPAIYVFEVFIVAPTIYNATLSVLHGIAGTFIVANIIGNFIAIMLVDTSTQGLLLPSQVPSGWHVCAACESTAPARSRHCNTCNVCVLKKEHHCVFTGCCVGLKNHRYFYIFLFYMWGSTLYCSFLNAFFIWPHVGGFSMWAVVRLLLPGVWILWEPSLDTLYAFLFSINVIGFLFMTVLIFYYTGLLVTNTTTYENNNRKGQKYDHGTEHNIKVTLGERWYLTWIFPTISSPLTYDGLDWSNQISSRSVRPKTRVCALGTDTII; encoded by the exons ATGGCGCATAGCATCAGATTTAGGAAAAAATTAATGCCGAGGAGCTTTGCAGACTTCTGTGCTGTTGTATTTATGTGCTTTGCAATTCCGGCCATTTACGTATTTGAG GTTTTCATTGTTGCTCCAACAATATATAATGCGACTCTAAGTGTTCTCCATGGCATTGCTGGAACTTTTATTGTTGCCAACATTATTGGTAATTTCATCGCAATTATGCTTGTGGATACTTCAACACAAGGATTATTACTGCCGTCACAA GTTCCATCTGGTTGGCACGTGTGTGCAGCATGTGAAAGCACAGCACCAGCTCGGTCACGTCATTGCAATACTTGTAATGTGTGTGTCTTGAAGAAGGAGCACCATTGTGTCTTCACGGGCTGTTGTGTGGGCCTCAAAAACCATAGATacttttacattttcttattcTACATGTGGGGATCAACTTTATATTGTTCATTCCTAAATGCCTTCTTCATTTGGCCGCATGTTG GAGGCTTCAGCATGTGGGCAGTAGTGCGTCTGCTCCTGCCTGGAGTATGGATCTTATGGGAACCTTCTTTGGACACCCTTTATGCCTTCTTGTTCTCGATAAATGTTATTGGCTTCTTATTCATGACTGTTCTGATCTTCTACTATACGGGACTCCTTGTTACCAACACAACAACTTATGAGAATAATAACCGGAAGGGACAGAAATATGATCATGGGACAGAACATAACATAAAG GTTACACTTGGGGAACGTTGGTATCTCACATGGATCTTCCCAACCATATCATCCCCACTGACGTATGATGGTCTGGATTGGTCCAACCAGATCTCAAGCAGGAGTGTTAGACCTAAGACTAG AGTCTGTGCTTTGGGAACAGACACAATAATATGA